In the Hordeum vulgare subsp. vulgare chromosome 7H, MorexV3_pseudomolecules_assembly, whole genome shotgun sequence genome, one interval contains:
- the LOC123408721 gene encoding glucan endo-1,3-beta-glucosidase 14 isoform X1 produces the protein MTAVMGRRRCARWMLLLLCCLLLTSPSHAGRRRPRPADSFVGAYGINYGRIANNLPSPDKVVELLRRSKIRNVKIYDEEPTVLEAFKGTGLNLVIAVNNGLLNSFAANDSVAIDWLNKYVQPYISQTRIVGITVGNEVLGGDPNLAAPLVGAVKNMYNGLKKLHLDDKIELFTPHSEAVFATSYPPSACVFKEEIMVYMKPLLDLFSRIGSPFYVNAYPFLAYLSDSGRIDINYALFQPNPGILDPNTSLHYDNMFDAQIDAAYAALQAAGYNNMEVRVAETGWASSGDQSEAGASVENARTYNYNLRKRLFLRKGTPLKPNIPVKAYIFALFNENLKNGDPTEKHYGLFNPDGRISYDIGYSGLLPSSAPASLLSVKEMRAWGWIARCSAAVILSIFLF, from the exons ATGACGGCGGTGATGGGTCGGCGCCGGTGCGCTCGCTGGATGCTGCTGCTCCTCTGTTGCCTCCTCCTCACGTCCCCCTCACATG CAGGTCGTCGCCGCCCTCGACCCGCTGACTCGTTTGTCGGGGCATATGGGATAAACTATGGAAGAATAGCGAACAACCTCCCGTCTCCGGACAAGGTAGTCGAGCTCCTCAGGAGGTCCAAGATAAGGAATGTCAAGATATATGATGAAGAACCCACTGTGCTCGAGGCATTCAAAGGCACAGGGCTCAACCTGGTCATTGCTGTCAACAATGGGCTGCTGAATTCTTTTGCTGCAAATGACAGCGTTGCGATTGACTGGCTGAATAAATACGTGCAGCCTTACATTTCTCAGACACGCATTGTTGGAATCACTGTGGGGAATGAGGTGCTGGGAGGCGATCCGAACCTTGCCGCTCCGCTCGTTGGAGCTGTTAAGAACATGTACAATGGTCTCAAGAAACTGCATCTGGATGACAAAATTGAGCTTTTCACGCCTCACTCTGAAGCTGTTTTTGCTACTTCCTATCCGCCCTCTGCATGTGTTTTCAAGGAAGAAATCATGGTGTATATGAAACCGCTGCTGGACTTGTTTTCACGGATTGGCTCACCTTTCTATGTCAATGCATATCCCTTTTTGGCTTACTTAAGTGATTCAGGGCGGATTGACATTAATTATGCGCTCTTTCAGCCCAACCCTGGAATACTTGATCCGAACACTAGTCTGCACTATGACAACATGTTTGATGCTCAGATAGATGCAGCTTATGCTGCTCTGCAGGCTGCTGGTTATAATAACATGGAAGTTCGGGTGGCAGAGACTGGCTGGGCTTCTAGTGGAGATCAAAGTGAAGCAGGAGCATCAGTTGAGAATGCAAGGACTTACAATTACAACCTCCGTAAGAGGCTCTTTTTGAGGAAGGGAACTCCTCTCAAGCCAAATATACCGGTCAAAGCATACATCTTTGCCCTGTTTAATGAGAACTTAAAGAATGGAGATCCTACTGAGAAGCACTATGGGCTCTTCAATCCAGATGGAAGGATTTCATACGATATCGGCTACTCAGGTCTATTACCTTCATCAGCACCCGCATCCCTGTTGTCAGTTAAG GAAATGCGAGCTTGGGGTTGGATTGCGCGCTGTTCGGCTGCGGTTATCCTATCTATTTTCTTGTTTTAG
- the LOC123408721 gene encoding glucan endo-1,3-beta-glucosidase 14 isoform X2, with the protein MTAVMGRRRCARWMLLLLCCLLLTSPSHGRRRPRPADSFVGAYGINYGRIANNLPSPDKVVELLRRSKIRNVKIYDEEPTVLEAFKGTGLNLVIAVNNGLLNSFAANDSVAIDWLNKYVQPYISQTRIVGITVGNEVLGGDPNLAAPLVGAVKNMYNGLKKLHLDDKIELFTPHSEAVFATSYPPSACVFKEEIMVYMKPLLDLFSRIGSPFYVNAYPFLAYLSDSGRIDINYALFQPNPGILDPNTSLHYDNMFDAQIDAAYAALQAAGYNNMEVRVAETGWASSGDQSEAGASVENARTYNYNLRKRLFLRKGTPLKPNIPVKAYIFALFNENLKNGDPTEKHYGLFNPDGRISYDIGYSGLLPSSAPASLLSVKEMRAWGWIARCSAAVILSIFLF; encoded by the exons ATGACGGCGGTGATGGGTCGGCGCCGGTGCGCTCGCTGGATGCTGCTGCTCCTCTGTTGCCTCCTCCTCACGTCCCCCTCACATG GTCGTCGCCGCCCTCGACCCGCTGACTCGTTTGTCGGGGCATATGGGATAAACTATGGAAGAATAGCGAACAACCTCCCGTCTCCGGACAAGGTAGTCGAGCTCCTCAGGAGGTCCAAGATAAGGAATGTCAAGATATATGATGAAGAACCCACTGTGCTCGAGGCATTCAAAGGCACAGGGCTCAACCTGGTCATTGCTGTCAACAATGGGCTGCTGAATTCTTTTGCTGCAAATGACAGCGTTGCGATTGACTGGCTGAATAAATACGTGCAGCCTTACATTTCTCAGACACGCATTGTTGGAATCACTGTGGGGAATGAGGTGCTGGGAGGCGATCCGAACCTTGCCGCTCCGCTCGTTGGAGCTGTTAAGAACATGTACAATGGTCTCAAGAAACTGCATCTGGATGACAAAATTGAGCTTTTCACGCCTCACTCTGAAGCTGTTTTTGCTACTTCCTATCCGCCCTCTGCATGTGTTTTCAAGGAAGAAATCATGGTGTATATGAAACCGCTGCTGGACTTGTTTTCACGGATTGGCTCACCTTTCTATGTCAATGCATATCCCTTTTTGGCTTACTTAAGTGATTCAGGGCGGATTGACATTAATTATGCGCTCTTTCAGCCCAACCCTGGAATACTTGATCCGAACACTAGTCTGCACTATGACAACATGTTTGATGCTCAGATAGATGCAGCTTATGCTGCTCTGCAGGCTGCTGGTTATAATAACATGGAAGTTCGGGTGGCAGAGACTGGCTGGGCTTCTAGTGGAGATCAAAGTGAAGCAGGAGCATCAGTTGAGAATGCAAGGACTTACAATTACAACCTCCGTAAGAGGCTCTTTTTGAGGAAGGGAACTCCTCTCAAGCCAAATATACCGGTCAAAGCATACATCTTTGCCCTGTTTAATGAGAACTTAAAGAATGGAGATCCTACTGAGAAGCACTATGGGCTCTTCAATCCAGATGGAAGGATTTCATACGATATCGGCTACTCAGGTCTATTACCTTCATCAGCACCCGCATCCCTGTTGTCAGTTAAG GAAATGCGAGCTTGGGGTTGGATTGCGCGCTGTTCGGCTGCGGTTATCCTATCTATTTTCTTGTTTTAG
- the LOC123407169 gene encoding uncharacterized protein LOC123407169, giving the protein MDPRPGQSAFTINFSNSKAVVSKFPVVPIASHPTDSSQLDVFAHGNSYNQPRGTKRKFDGLSLGLGNSSNSDSSKQSMRTGCVISSPKGSDEGSSVDLGLNYLTLGSEGTSRLDKKASDFRRTSAKAGLDLELSLSVGPCQSAITGQDITAATKQNNTFLHPCIMDLVPRVDEGSTSLRRPSGGQFISFLKTAMITGFSPRQVMLGSSNQTQGPASLPTLLQLQESPATCTSGSVSPQHRISSAKVCSYPGCRKGARGSSGRCIAHGGGRRCRKEGCNKGAEGKTIFCKAHGGGRRCGHLGCTKSAEGRTEFCIGHGGGRRCIHDGCRRAARGKSGRCIKHGGGKRCQQENCTKSAEGRSGLCIAHGGGPRCQHAGCTKGAQGSTDFCKSHGGGRRCTHPDCTKGAEGSTPFCKGHGGGKRCSAQGCTKCVHGGTQFCVAHGGGKRCVVEGCTKSARGRTDRCVGHGGGKRCVSAGCDKSAQGSTDFCKAHGGGKRCLWGHPGSDLGAGGPPCDRLARGKKGMCVHHNPLLDDDRIHGGRTLAAFSITSSAASLDSRSHPANSGTSRRSISMLPVEAPSRAPLPEGRVHGGNIVSMFANGLSFGENSANSSEASTSAPRSPKPAKEFSASGRSSWL; this is encoded by the coding sequence ATGGACCCCAGGCCTGGGCAGTCAGCATTTACTATAAATTTCTCGAATTCAAAGGCCGTTGTGAGCAAGTTCCCTGTCGTCCCCATAGCCAGTCACCCCACTGACAGTAGTCAACTTGATGTGTTTGCTCACGGCAATTCGTACAACCAACCAAGAGGAACCAAGAGAAAGTTTGATGGCTTGTCGCTTGGTCTGGGCAACTCATCAAACTCAGATTCCAGCAAGCAAAGTATGCGGACTGGCTGTGTCATATCTTCTCCTAAGGGTAGTGATGAAGGTTCTTCTGTTGATTTGGGCTTAAATTATCTTACGCTGGGCAGTGAAGGTACTTCCAGGCTGGATAAGAAGGCTAGTGATTTTAGGAGAACTTCGGCGAAGGCTGGATTGGATCTGGAATTATCTTTGTCTGTTGGACCATGTCAATCTGCTATTACTGGCCAAGACATAACTGCAGCAACCAAACAGAACAACACATTTCTGCACCCATGCATTATGGACTTAGTCCCAAGAGTTGATGAAGGTTCTACATCTCTTCGCCGACCATCTGGTGGCCAGTTCATTTCGTTCCTTAAGACTGCAATGATCACTGGGTTTTCTCCGAGGCAAGTTATGTTAGGCAGCTCTAACCAGACTCAAGGTCCAGCTTCACTGCCAACATTGCTCCAACTACAGGAAAGTCCAGCAACCTGTACTTCCGGGTCTGTTAGTCCACAACATCGCATCAGCAGCGCAAAAGTTTGTTCATATCCGGGATGTAGAAAAGGAGCCAGAGGTTCGTCAGGGCGCTGCATTGCACATGGTGGGGGCAGAAGGTGCCGCAAAGAGGGATGCAACAAAGGTGCCGAGGGCAAGACCATCTTCTGTAAAGCACATGGAGGGGGACGGCGCTGTGGGCACCTTGGGTGCACCAAGAGCGCTGAAGGCCGTACTGAGTTCTGCATAGGCCATGGCGGTGGTCGGCGTTGTATCCATGACGGCTGCAGAAGAGCAGCAAGAGGGAAATCTGGCCGCTGCATCAAACATGGTGGTGGAAAAAGGTGTCAACAGGAGAACTGCACAAAGAGCGCAGAAGGACGTTCAGGCTTATGCATAGCCCATGGAGGCGGACCTCGCTGTCAGCACGCTGGTTGCACGAAGGGTGCTCAGGGAAGTACTGATTTCTGCAAATCGCATGGTGGTGGCAGAAGATGCACCCACCCCGACTGTACAAAGGGTGCCGAGGGAAGCACGCCATTCTGCAAAGGGCATGGAGGAGGCAAGCGTTGTTCGGCTCAAGGCTGCACAAAATGTGTGCACGGTGGTACACAGTTCTGCGTTGCACATGGAGGTGGCAAGAGGTGCGTGGTAGAAGGATGCACCAAGAGCGCCAGAGGTCGTACGGATCGCTGCGTTGGTCATGGCGGGGGAAAGAGATGCGTATCTGCCGGGTGTGATAAGAGCGCACAGGGGAGCACCGACTTCTGCAAGGCACACGGAGGAGGCAAACGCTGCCTGTGGGGTCACCCAGGCTCCGACCTTGGAGCCGGCGGCCCTCCCTGTGACCGCCTTGCAAGAGGCAAGAAAGGCATGTGTGTCCATCACAACCCGCTGCTGGACGATGACCGTATCCACGGTGGTCGAACACTGGCCGCTTTCAGTATCACGAGCAGCGCTGCTTCCCTTGACAGTCGGAGCCACCCTGCAAACTCTGGAACCAGCAGGCGCAGCATCTCCATGCTTCCAGTGGAGGCTCCCAGTCGTGCGCCTCTTCCCGAGGGGCGGGTGCACGGCGGTAACATCGTGTCAATGTTTGCCAACGGTCTGAGCTTCGGGGAGAACTCCGCCAACAGCAGTGAGGCCAGCACCTCGGCACCTCGCAGCCCCAAACCTGCCAAGGAATTCAGCGCCTCCGGTCGCTCCAGCTGGCTGTAG